The genomic DNA GCGCCAGCACCACGGCATCCTCCACCGCCATGCCGGCGCCCTGCGCCATGAAGGGCATCATCGGGTGGCAGGCATCGCCGAGCAGGGTGACGCGGCCGCGCGACCAGGAAGGGAGCGGATCGCGTTCATAGAGCGCGGTCTTGAGCACACTGTCGCAGGCCGCCAACAGCGCCCGCGCCTCGGGGTGGTAGCCGGCATATTCGGCGCGCAGCTCCTCGACGCTGCCGGGCGTGGTCCAGGATTCCTCGCGCCAGCTTTCCTGCGGCGTGGTGGCGAAGATGAAGGTCTCTCGCCCCGCGCTGATCGGGAAGGTGACGATCTGGCTCGCGGCATTCGGCCCCCACCACTTGGTGAAGCGGTCGAGGCCCGGCAGGTCCAGCCTGTCCCGCGGGATCACGGCGCGATAGGCGACGACGCCGGTGAAGCGAGGCTGTTCCTCGCCGAACAGGGCGGAGCGCACCACGGAATGGATGCCATCCGCGCCGACCAGCGCCGAGACACTGGCCTGCGTGCCATCGGCGAAGGCGAGATTCACGCCCGTCTCGTCCTGCGTGATCCCGGTGGCGCGTTTGCCGAGGTGGATGCGTTCGGCGGGCAGCGCCGCCTCCAGCGCCTGAAGCAAGTCGGCGCGGTGCAGGGTGAGCTGCGGGGCGCCGTATTTCACCTCGGCCTCGCCGGACATGGCCAGCACGGAGGTTTCCTCGCCCGTGTCCCAGTTGCGGCTGACGCGGTGGGTGGGACGGGCGCCATGTTCGCGCAGCGCCGCGCCGATGCCGAGGCCGTCCAGAGCGCGCACGGCATTGGGGGTCAGGTTGATGTCGGCGCCGACGCGGGAGAACTGGCGCGCCTGCTCGAAGACCAGGACCTCATGCCCGGCGCGGTGCAGTGCGATGGCGGCGGCGAGGCCGCCGATACCGCCGCCGATGATGCCGATGGGGGAACCGGGCATGTCCGCTCCTGTACGAATATGACGGCCCATCGGGGTCGCCATTGATCATATTTGAATAATCTGTTCAAATATGTTCGGTACAGCCAACCTCGAAGTCAAGCTGTTTTCGCTTTGTGCAACTGCTAACGACATTGGCGGCTTGAATGGAAAATGAGCGGAAAGCTTCCGGCCCATGCTCAGATTGGGCGGAATTTCAGCGTGCGGCCGGATTGACAGGCCTGTGACACCACGCCCAAGCTCCATCCCAATGACGCCGGCCGGGATTCCTTGTCTGAGGGATCGCGGGAAAAAGGCGGCCAAGCTTTCGGGAGCCTGACCAGTCGCCGGCGAAGCAACGGATGGGGATCCGTCATGTCTCGCTCGCGCGAAAACAGCCTCGGCCTGCCGCGCCGCCTCCTTCTCGGGGCGGGTGCCGCACTGCCTTTCGCCCTGACCGGCGCGCGGGCGCAGAACGTCCCGCCGCCGCCCTCCGCACCGCGCGGGCAGGTGGTGGTTGGCCTGTCGCAGGAACCCACCGTCTTCAACCCGCTGATGCCGTCCATCGAGGTGGACCAGGGTGTCTGGTGGAACCTCTTCGATCCGCTCTGGGGCGTCGATTCCGACGGCAACCTGACGCCGGCCCTGGCGAAGGAAGTCCCCTCCGTCGAGAATGGCGGCATCTCCAAGGACGGCCTGTCCTGGACCATCAAGCTGAAGGAGGGCGTCACCTGGCATGACGGCACGCCCTTCACCGCCGAGGACGTGAAGTTCACCATCGACCTGCTGAACAACCCGTCCTTCCGGGCGCGGACGCGGCTCGGCGCCAATCTGGTCCGCGACATCACGATCAAGGGGCCGCACGAGATCTCCTGGCGCATGGAGAAGGCCTATTCGCCCTATCTCTCCCTGCTGGCCTGGACCTTCATCGTGCCGAAGCACCTGCTCGCCTCGGCCTCCGATCCCAACACGGCGCCCTTCAACAATGCCCCCGTGGGCACCGGCCCCTTCCGCTGGGGCGAGCGCGTGCCGGGCGACCACCTGACCCTGCTCGCCAACACCAAGTACCACGGCACGGGCCCGTATCTGGAGCGGGTGGTCTTCAAGTACATCCCGGACCTGACGGTGCTCTACACCCAGTTCCGCACCGGCCAGATCGACCATGCTAGCATCCAGGGCATCCTCGCGAACTTCTACGAGGAGGCGAAGAAGCTGAAGGGCCTCGTGCTCTCGGTGAATCCCAGTCAGCAGGTCGAGGCGATCGCGCCCAACCTCGAATTCCCCGCGCTCGCCGACAAGGCGGTGCGGCAGGCGCTGTATCACGGCATCAACAAGCAGGCGATCACCGACATCGTCTATTACGGCCTGCCGAAGCCCACGGAATCCTTCTATCCGCGCCAGTCCTGGGCCTACAACGCGGACCTGCCGGCGCATCGATACGACCCGGCGGCGGCCAACAAGATCCTGGACGAGGCGGGCTGGAAGCGCGGCGCGCGCGGCATCCGCGAGAAGAACGGCGTGCGGCTGGAGTTCAACTCCTCGACCACCGCCGGCAACCCGCTGCGCGAGCAGGTGCAGCAGCTCCTGGCGCAGGACTGGCAGAATATCGGCGCCTCGATGAAGATCGCCAACATGCCGGCGGCGGTGATCTGGGGCGAGTTCTTCACCATGTCGAAATTCCAGTCGGTGCTGGTCTCCGCCACCTACCAGACGGGCAACGACCCGGACTGCGCCTATCGCTTCAGCAGCAAGGCGACGCCGGCCAAGGGCGGCGCGGGCTCCAACACGATGCAGTATTCGAACCCGGAGGTGGACCGGCTGCTGGAGGAAGCCACGGCCACCTTCGACCGCGAGGAACGGCGCACCGCCTACCAGAAGGTACAGGCCCTGGTGCGCGACGACCTGGCGATCCTGCCGATCTACCAGCCCGCGCCGGTCGAAGGGCTCAAGGAGGGGTTGATCGGCTACAAGCCGAACATCAACGTGCAGTCCAACTGCTGGAACATGGCCACCTGGTACTGGGCCCGCTGAGCGGTGGGGGCTGAGACGGGGGGCGGCGCCCGATGAGGCGCTACCTCACCCTGCGTCTGCTGCAGTCGCTGGTCCTGCTGCTGCTGGTCTCGATGATCGGCTTCGCCATCCTGCATCTGGCACCGGGCGGGCCGATGTCCCAGTTCATGGCGGGCGGCGAGATGTCGCCGGAGGACATCGCCCGCGTCGAGCGCCAGCTCGGCCTCGACCGGCCCCTGCCGGTGCAGTACCTGGAATGGCTGGGGCGGATGCTGGTGGGCGACTGGGGCCGTTCCTACCGCGACCAGCAGCCGGTGCTCGCCGTGATCGGATCGCATCTGGGCGCGACGCTGGAGCTGATGGTCACCTCCACGCTGATCGCCATGCTGCTGGGCTGCTGGCTCGGTGTGCTCAGCGCGATCCGGCGCTACTCCTTCTTCGACATGCTGGTGACGGTGGGCTCCATGGTGGCGCTTTCCATCCCGACCTTCTGGTTCGGGCTGGTGGTCATCTTCATCTTCTCGGTGCATCTCGACATCCTGCC from Roseomonas gilardii includes the following:
- a CDS encoding ABC transporter permease — encoded protein: MRRYLTLRLLQSLVLLLLVSMIGFAILHLAPGGPMSQFMAGGEMSPEDIARVERQLGLDRPLPVQYLEWLGRMLVGDWGRSYRDQQPVLAVIGSHLGATLELMVTSTLIAMLLGCWLGVLSAIRRYSFFDMLVTVGSMVALSIPTFWFGLVVIFIFSVHLDILPAGNRYTMGDGSLLDQLHHLIAPSLVLAMVSTAIWSRYMRSSMIDVLHQDFVRTARAKGIPERRILLHHTVRNALLPMITVAGLQLPNLLGGALVTETVFTWPGMGRLFLDSISYRDYPVVMGILMFTAVLVLLGSLMADLLYGVADPRLRLK
- a CDS encoding peptide ABC transporter substrate-binding protein, whose product is MSRSRENSLGLPRRLLLGAGAALPFALTGARAQNVPPPPSAPRGQVVVGLSQEPTVFNPLMPSIEVDQGVWWNLFDPLWGVDSDGNLTPALAKEVPSVENGGISKDGLSWTIKLKEGVTWHDGTPFTAEDVKFTIDLLNNPSFRARTRLGANLVRDITIKGPHEISWRMEKAYSPYLSLLAWTFIVPKHLLASASDPNTAPFNNAPVGTGPFRWGERVPGDHLTLLANTKYHGTGPYLERVVFKYIPDLTVLYTQFRTGQIDHASIQGILANFYEEAKKLKGLVLSVNPSQQVEAIAPNLEFPALADKAVRQALYHGINKQAITDIVYYGLPKPTESFYPRQSWAYNADLPAHRYDPAAANKILDEAGWKRGARGIREKNGVRLEFNSSTTAGNPLREQVQQLLAQDWQNIGASMKIANMPAAVIWGEFFTMSKFQSVLVSATYQTGNDPDCAYRFSSKATPAKGGAGSNTMQYSNPEVDRLLEEATATFDREERRTAYQKVQALVRDDLAILPIYQPAPVEGLKEGLIGYKPNINVQSNCWNMATWYWAR
- a CDS encoding FAD-dependent monooxygenase → MPGSPIGIIGGGIGGLAAAIALHRAGHEVLVFEQARQFSRVGADINLTPNAVRALDGLGIGAALREHGARPTHRVSRNWDTGEETSVLAMSGEAEVKYGAPQLTLHRADLLQALEAALPAERIHLGKRATGITQDETGVNLAFADGTQASVSALVGADGIHSVVRSALFGEEQPRFTGVVAYRAVIPRDRLDLPGLDRFTKWWGPNAASQIVTFPISAGRETFIFATTPQESWREESWTTPGSVEELRAEYAGYHPEARALLAACDSVLKTALYERDPLPSWSRGRVTLLGDACHPMMPFMAQGAGMAVEDAVVLARCLIEGVADIPAALRRYEQARMARTAEIQVASRGNAWLRAGGNADWVYGYDAWSVPLDSAPAAAA